ACTTCATCATGTCGCCATCGCCTTCGTCCTCTTCCAGCGCTCAAGCCGCACGGCAACGTCTCGCCGATCAACTTCGCGAGATTCGCGAGGACGCGGACCTTACCGGCCGCAAGCTGGCTGAGCTAGCGGGCTGGCATGGGGTTTCCAAGATCTCCAAGATTGAGCATGCCGCACGCCCCATCTCACCCGAAGACCTGCGCACATGGTGCCGGATCTGCGGTGTGCCACCTGGGCGTACGGAGGAACTGCTGGCCGAGCTCCGTGCGGCGGCCGGCATGTGGGTCAGCTACCAGCAGCTCAACCGGCGTGGGCTCAAGGGGGCACAGGAGTCGGTCAGGGAGCGATACGAGCGTGTGCGCTTGATGCGCGTGTACTCGAACAGGGTCATCCCTGGCCTTCTCCAGACGGAGGGATACACGACGGCCGCGCTGGAGGCGGTGCGGCACGAGCAGGCCGTCGCAGTGAACGACGTCACGGAGGCGGTGGCAGAGCGGATGGAACGCCGCCGTGTGCTACATCGGGCTGACGCCCGCTTCGTGTTCCTCCTCGAAGAGAGCGTGCTGTGGTACCGAACCACGAGACCCAGCGTCCACGCCGAGCAACTACGACATCTGTTGTCGGTGATGCTGATGCCGTCGGTACTGATCGCGATCATTCCTCGCACTGCCGACCGCACCACCACCGGGTGGGGCGTGTGGCCCGAGGAATCGTTCACAATGACCGACTTTGCCCAGACGAACGTGGAGTTGGTGTCGGGCTATCTGACGATCACGCAGCCCGAGGAAGTCGCCATGTACGTGTCAGCCTGGGAACGCCTGTTCTTCATAGGCGCTATCGGTGAGTCTGCGAAGGCACTGATTCTTCAAGCGATCGAGGCTTTGCCCTCTTAGTAGACGGCAAACTTGGACAACTTTTCCGGCCGCGAAAGCGTTCGCTTCTAACGTCTGGGTTATGGCATCCGGACAGACAGTGACAGAGGCCCGTGTCGGGGGGCGCGAGGGCGACGAGACAGCGAGCCCTGTCGGGCAAGAACTTCCCGAGGGGTTGGTTGGCCTCGCACGGCTGGTCAGTGCGCAAGGTGTTCGTACGTCGATCATTCACTACGTGGGGCTCCGCCTCCGTAGCCACCGGCCGCTTCCGTTTCCGCGAGAGGACCGCTTCGAGCTGATCGCGCACAGCCTCGACGGCTGGGAGGTGGCGAGCGTGACCGTGGGAGACCGCTCCGGCTACTTCGTGGTCTCGCTGCCTTCGGTGGGGGTCACGACCCAGCTGGTGAACGCCGACCAGCCTTACGCGGTCGTGGATCTGATCCTTGCCGCGTTCCCGAAGGAGACGGCGTGACGCTGGAGATACCGGAGTTCGACATGACGAAGAACCCGGACGGTTCTCTTGAGGCACGCCGCAAGGGCGGCCCCGCGAGTGACCCCGCTGACGTGACCGGAACGACGATCCGAGATCTTGAGCTGAGATGCCCGGCTGCGCGGGTGGTGTGGTCCCTCACACCGGACGGGAGGACAAAGTGACCGGCGTCGCGCCGACACAGCTTCGTGTCCCTTACGTCATCGCCCACGAACACGAGGTCGCACCGCAGCCCCTGCGGTTCGCCCGGCGCCCGCTCGGCGGGCTACGGCTCGCCTTCGACGGCGAACGTCGCAGCGACCGGGCCAACGGGGTGCTGCGTGCCCGCGTCCTGAACAACCGGCAGGGGCCGCCGCAGTGGGACCTCCTTCGCCGTGCGCTCGCCACCCAGTTGATCGTCCAAGTCCACGACCTTCAGCCAGTACGCACCTGACGCAGCAGATCGAGTGCCCCCTGATCAGAGGGGCGCGGTCACCGCTCGCAAGGATGGTGCCGCGACGGTTCTCCCGCGAAGCGTGGTCGTCACTTCGAGAAATATGACTACGCTTCGCAATCGAATAATCACCGTTGCCATAGCTCGTCGCGCGGCCGTGCTACCCGCGACCATCCTCTAACAGGAAGAATCCGTGAACCCGCTGACCGAGATTCTGATGTCCCGCTTCGCCTCGCACCCGCTGCGGATCGGCACCCGTACCTCCACCATGGCCAAGATCCAAACCGGCCACGTCGCCGAACTGATCACCCAGCTCGCACCCGGCGTACCCATCGAGATCGTGCCCACGCAGGTCAGCGCCGACCTGTGGCCCGGCGACCTCGCCGAAATCGGCGGCAAGGGCGCCTTCAGCAAGGAAATCGACCGCGCGCTGACCAGCGGCCGGATCGACATAGCCGTCCACTGCATAAAGGACGTCCCTGGCGACGTGCCGTTGGCCGAGGGGACGGCGTTTGGCGCCTACCTGCCACGCGATGACGTTCGCGACGTCGTGGTCACCCGCGACGGCGTAGCCCTGGCCGACCTCCCGGCCGGGTCACTGATCGGCACCAGCTCCGTACGACGCCGCGCCCAGCTCAGCATCCACCGGCCCGACCTGCGCACCGAACGCATCCGTGGCAACGTCGACACCCGCCTGGCCAAGCTGGACGAGAACGAAAGCAAGTACGCCGCGCTGGTCCTCGCCCGCACCAGCCTGCTCCGCCTCGGCCTGCTGGAGCGCCACCACGAGATCCTGCCCCTGGAGTTCCACAGCGCCAACGAAGGCGTCGTGTCCATAGTCCCGCCCGTGGGCGCCGGCGTCGTCGGCATCCAGGCCCGCGGCTCCGATGCCCCTGTGATGCGGCTCCTGGACGAACTCAACCACCCCGCGACCGCCCAGCACATCCTCGCCGAGCGAACCATGCTGCACATGCTCTTCGGCCACTGCAACAGCCCCATCGCCGGACACGCCTCCACCACCGCCGACGGAAAGATGTCCATGTTCGGCATGGTGTTCAACCGCGACGGCAGCGCGTTCGTCCGCTCCCACGCCTGGGGCACCCACGATGACCCCGCCACCCTCGGCGCCCGTGTCGCCGCCGACCTGCTCCACCAGGGCGCCCGTAACCTGATCACCGCCACCCGGAAATGACCGGGCCGGATGTACGGCCCGCTTCCACCGGCGGGCCGTACGGCTGGGCGGTCACCGCCCATCTTCTCGTCCTCGACGAGGCGGCCCGCTGGCTCGTCCTGCGGACCACCCGTGATCACACCCGGTGGCAACTTCCCGGGGGGCGTGCCCGCCGTGGCGAGAGCCCGGCCGCAGCCGCCAGCCGAGAAGCCCGTGAGGAAACCGGCCTGACCCTGCCCGCCGAACGTCTCATCACCGTCGCATGGGTTCCAGCCGGCTCCCCCGACCGGCAGGACCGGATCGCCTTCGTCTTCTCCACCCGGACCCTCCGGTTCCAGGACCTGACAAAGATCACCTTGCAGACCGACGAGGTGGATGACTGGCAGATCATCCCCGCGAGGCACGCGACGTGCGGCCTCCACCCGCTCATCGTTGAGCGCCTCACCGAGGCCGGCCTGCACGGGCCAGGCCACTACATCGAACAAGATCCCGCATCGATAAGAGAAAGGACCGCCATGCCGTGACAACGGCATGGCGGAACCGTCGTACGTCTGTGAATTCACGTACGCCGGTCGGAAGATGACGTACCTGCGCACCACGGACAACCCCCGGCCTCCCGGTCCTGGGGGTTGTGTCGTAGG
This region of Streptosporangium sp. NBC_01495 genomic DNA includes:
- a CDS encoding helix-turn-helix domain-containing protein; translated protein: MSPSPSSSSSAQAARQRLADQLREIREDADLTGRKLAELAGWHGVSKISKIEHAARPISPEDLRTWCRICGVPPGRTEELLAELRAAAGMWVSYQQLNRRGLKGAQESVRERYERVRLMRVYSNRVIPGLLQTEGYTTAALEAVRHEQAVAVNDVTEAVAERMERRRVLHRADARFVFLLEESVLWYRTTRPSVHAEQLRHLLSVMLMPSVLIAIIPRTADRTTTGWGVWPEESFTMTDFAQTNVELVSGYLTITQPEEVAMYVSAWERLFFIGAIGESAKALILQAIEALPS
- the hemC gene encoding hydroxymethylbilane synthase; the encoded protein is MNPLTEILMSRFASHPLRIGTRTSTMAKIQTGHVAELITQLAPGVPIEIVPTQVSADLWPGDLAEIGGKGAFSKEIDRALTSGRIDIAVHCIKDVPGDVPLAEGTAFGAYLPRDDVRDVVVTRDGVALADLPAGSLIGTSSVRRRAQLSIHRPDLRTERIRGNVDTRLAKLDENESKYAALVLARTSLLRLGLLERHHEILPLEFHSANEGVVSIVPPVGAGVVGIQARGSDAPVMRLLDELNHPATAQHILAERTMLHMLFGHCNSPIAGHASTTADGKMSMFGMVFNRDGSAFVRSHAWGTHDDPATLGARVAADLLHQGARNLITATRK
- a CDS encoding NUDIX hydrolase encodes the protein MTGPDVRPASTGGPYGWAVTAHLLVLDEAARWLVLRTTRDHTRWQLPGGRARRGESPAAAASREAREETGLTLPAERLITVAWVPAGSPDRQDRIAFVFSTRTLRFQDLTKITLQTDEVDDWQIIPARHATCGLHPLIVERLTEAGLHGPGHYIEQDPASIRERTAMP